In Fusarium pseudograminearum CS3096 chromosome 1, whole genome shotgun sequence, one genomic interval encodes:
- the FEM1 gene encoding FEM1 gives MKYTIATIAAFATMALAKPAFLNTDFALTEGKPYTIRYSGCDSGCTIILQNGESTDLNDYKTLTSGAKGDSFTFTPSQLPSDTYNFKITDSAGDINYSAQFTYEGSYDAPSVTSATKSAVETTAAQTTEQATTLASVTKPVEEATTAKPIIPTHVPIPPKNATTPIATPTKTGGAGQTGVPEVPVSGATRMTSSLALIAGAAMAMVYLN, from the exons ATGAAGTACACTATCGCTACCATCGCTGCCTTCGCCACCATGGCCCTGGCCAAGCCTGCTTTCCTCAACACTGATTTCGCTCTCACTGAGGGCAAGCCTTACACCATCCGCTACTCTGGATGTGACTCTGGTTgcaccatcatcctccagAACGGAGAGTCTACCGACCTCAATGACTACAAGACCTTGACCA GCGGCGCCAAGGGTGACTCTTTCACCTTCACTCCTTCTCAGCTCCCCTCGGACACCtacaacttcaagatcacCGACTCTGCTGGTGACATCAACTACAGCGCTCAGTTCACCTACGAGGGTTCTTACGACGCTCCCTCCGTCACCTCTGCTACCAAGTCCGCTGTTGAGACCACCGCTGCCCAGACCACCGAGCAGGCTACCACTCTCGCCAGTGTCACCAAGCCTGTCGAGGAGGCCACCACTGCTAAGCCCATCATTCCCACTCACGTCCCCATTCCCCCCAAGAACGCCACCACTCCTATTGCTACCCCCACCAAGACCGGCGGTGCTGGCCAGACTGGTGTCCCTGAGGTTCCCGTCAGCGGTGCTACCCGCATGACCTCTTCCCTGGCTCTCATTGCCGGTgccgccatggccatggtttACCTCAACTAA